A single Kitasatospora kifunensis DNA region contains:
- a CDS encoding Dyp-type peroxidase: MSTPTDLKLRQDTEIQGDIIAGFKKDYVRLLLLQFNNAPAARAWLEKITPQIATTAQVADFNERFSKARQASGGDDPSTLKATWLGLSFTYPGLQFITGQPDLLTAEQKAGDTLEAFIQGPADPGRAIALGDTDDNDPKFWTFGCATKPTVHAVLTIASDTQDGLDSAVAEQRVAASRASAVVVFEQEGAALPGSKKGKEHFGFKDGVSEPGVLGFDERDPARSGNFEKAHPGTRLIPPGEFVIGRQPAEKHDPGTAARKTIPAWMTDGSFQVVRRLEQDVAGWWAQVDRQLQRLKDLKAVPQDTTRDWFAARLVGRWRNGAPVCKYPDTQPADPATGSDNDFLFADDPDGLTTPLYSHLRKSNPRDGLIDGTPVDEVFMDARRIMRRGAPYGQPFDPTSDVPDNGPDAARGLLFVCYQADLVAQFEFIQVNWINDPDFPPGRENKPGPDPMVSGQLATVNDGKVNHEGLAPSGERQTSTLDFRPFVRTRGALYCFTPSITTLRRLAQGRLTGELTDTTQPVVTPQPVVAQNLPMDAVLPLPDVPGRFWTFQQGTIRLITTGAAGSTQIRQLTTGAVDDRTGVVVKTVGPYSSWPALKGVTQIDTILPVPDEQQVNGKSSYWLFHTVNGTQVYRFITITAGEPYTSQLLGDDQPLSRWASFGGSTAVTQVDAFLPVPDRRPAGDGTYWYWMFHNTSVGQRHRLISIGRSGQAHPDRMQRDDRKLTAWASLEGVTRVDAFLPVPGRDDPNGGQHWYWVFHQDQYRVIMVAHGGDHQDDLLREDRPTAVWSRQSSVTS, encoded by the coding sequence ATGTCCACTCCCACTGATCTGAAGCTACGTCAAGACACCGAGATCCAGGGCGACATCATCGCCGGATTCAAGAAGGACTACGTCCGGCTCCTGCTGCTGCAGTTCAACAACGCCCCGGCGGCCCGAGCCTGGTTGGAGAAGATCACTCCCCAGATCGCCACCACCGCGCAGGTCGCCGACTTCAACGAGCGCTTCAGCAAGGCCCGCCAGGCCTCCGGCGGTGACGACCCGAGCACCCTCAAGGCCACCTGGCTGGGCCTCAGCTTCACCTACCCGGGCCTGCAGTTCATCACCGGGCAGCCGGACCTGCTGACGGCCGAGCAGAAGGCCGGGGACACCCTGGAGGCGTTCATCCAGGGCCCGGCCGACCCGGGGCGCGCGATCGCGCTGGGCGACACCGACGACAACGACCCGAAGTTCTGGACGTTCGGCTGCGCCACCAAGCCCACCGTCCACGCGGTGCTCACCATCGCCTCCGACACCCAGGACGGCCTCGACTCCGCCGTGGCGGAGCAGCGGGTGGCCGCCAGCCGGGCAAGCGCGGTGGTCGTCTTCGAACAGGAGGGCGCGGCCCTGCCCGGCAGCAAGAAGGGCAAGGAGCACTTCGGCTTCAAGGACGGGGTCAGCGAGCCGGGCGTGCTGGGCTTCGACGAACGGGACCCGGCCCGCAGCGGGAACTTCGAGAAGGCCCACCCCGGCACCCGGCTCATCCCGCCCGGCGAGTTCGTCATCGGCCGCCAGCCCGCCGAGAAGCACGACCCGGGCACCGCCGCCCGCAAGACCATCCCCGCCTGGATGACCGACGGCTCATTCCAGGTGGTGCGCCGCCTGGAGCAGGACGTGGCCGGTTGGTGGGCGCAGGTGGACCGCCAACTGCAGCGCCTGAAGGACCTCAAGGCCGTGCCGCAGGACACCACCAGGGACTGGTTCGCCGCCCGCCTGGTGGGCCGCTGGCGCAACGGCGCCCCGGTCTGCAAGTACCCGGACACGCAGCCCGCCGACCCGGCCACCGGATCCGACAACGACTTCCTCTTCGCCGACGACCCGGACGGCCTGACCACCCCGCTCTACTCGCACCTGCGCAAGAGCAATCCCCGCGACGGGCTCATCGACGGCACCCCGGTCGACGAGGTCTTCATGGACGCCCGCCGGATCATGCGCCGCGGCGCCCCCTACGGACAGCCCTTCGACCCGACCAGCGACGTCCCCGACAACGGCCCCGACGCCGCCCGCGGCCTGCTCTTTGTCTGCTACCAGGCCGACCTGGTGGCCCAGTTCGAGTTCATCCAGGTCAACTGGATCAACGACCCCGACTTCCCGCCCGGCCGCGAGAACAAGCCGGGGCCCGACCCGATGGTCAGCGGCCAGCTCGCCACCGTGAACGACGGCAAGGTCAACCACGAGGGCCTGGCCCCCTCGGGCGAGCGGCAGACCAGCACCCTGGACTTCAGGCCGTTCGTGCGCACCCGTGGCGCGCTCTACTGCTTCACCCCCTCCATCACCACGCTGCGCCGCCTCGCCCAGGGCCGCCTCACCGGCGAACTCACCGACACCACCCAGCCGGTCGTCACCCCGCAGCCGGTGGTGGCCCAGAACCTGCCGATGGACGCCGTCCTGCCGCTGCCCGACGTCCCGGGCCGCTTCTGGACCTTCCAGCAGGGCACCATCCGCCTGATCACCACCGGCGCCGCCGGCAGCACCCAGATCCGCCAGCTCACCACCGGCGCGGTCGACGACCGCACCGGGGTCGTGGTCAAGACCGTTGGCCCGTACTCCAGTTGGCCGGCCCTGAAGGGCGTCACCCAGATCGACACCATCCTGCCCGTCCCCGACGAGCAGCAGGTCAACGGGAAGAGCAGCTACTGGCTCTTCCACACCGTGAACGGCACCCAGGTGTACCGCTTCATCACCATCACGGCCGGCGAACCGTACACCAGCCAACTGCTCGGCGACGACCAGCCGTTGAGCCGCTGGGCGTCCTTCGGCGGCAGCACCGCCGTCACCCAGGTCGACGCGTTCCTGCCGGTGCCCGACCGGCGGCCGGCCGGCGACGGCACGTACTGGTACTGGATGTTCCACAACACCTCGGTCGGCCAGCGCCACCGCTTGATCTCCATCGGCCGCTCCGGCCAGGCGCACCCCGACCGGATGCAGCGCGACGACCGCAAGCTCACCGCCTGGGCCTCACTGGAAGGCGTCACCCGGGTCGACGCCTTCCTCCCCGTCCCCGGCCGGGACGACCCGAACGGCGGCCAGCACTGGTACTGGGTGTTCCACCAGGACCAGTACCGCGTCATCATGGTCGCCCACGGCGGCGACCACCAGGACGACCTGCTCCGGGAGGACCGCCCGACCGCGGTCTGGTCCCGCCAGTCGTCGGTCACCAGCTGA
- a CDS encoding glyoxal oxidase, protein MPRTRLRAVLAAGAVTLALSTINVLTTPVPPASAATDLFGGTGGLRITDEQLKAELRPAEVAAFGRPAAESMARDRIGLRAVQTGYPQTTRTNRLNALTDSQAKANAAFDPKVFGKFTDYFSSPDFGDHIALLPTGKVLVFSFESVEDNPQKEPAPTDVIGKQNAGRAYLWDPSKGTGLDAFKAVPPPTVNMPDGLNEPRPAPFFCAGHSYLPNGMVGVFGGNLGGNGGTGAKLALVFDPWTETWHQEQDMAVGRWYPSAVTGADGRQLIMSGQSELGYGTPTPILERFPAKGTGVFFDKNKAPDNVAIDQWKTDAPYRTDYPHLFSLNDGKVYGFGRDADQQWVFDPANETRASLPDRPDGGMRMYGSAVALPNGTNGPDSVLILGGNRNDPNTYRFSANQWTKDTPRAFGRTQDDTLILPDGNLFTVNGSYDIRDYGNGLYNPNADLKYRQTELRDASGKWTLGPVQRLPRGYHSNAVILPDGRIMVTGDELQEIANNKDITSGLNGTIEIYEPAYLQQGDRPNLRTAPTDPLNYNTSFRVNTNTPTQVTRAVLVAPITSTHSVDTSQRRLELRLTGRAGSQLVFQTPPSAKDAPPGYYMLFLLNDAGVPSEAKWIQLNPNA, encoded by the coding sequence ATGCCACGCACCAGACTGAGGGCGGTGCTCGCGGCCGGCGCCGTCACGCTCGCCCTGTCGACCATCAACGTCCTGACCACCCCCGTGCCGCCCGCCTCCGCCGCGACCGACCTGTTCGGCGGCACCGGGGGTCTGCGCATCACCGACGAGCAGTTGAAGGCCGAGCTGCGCCCCGCCGAGGTGGCCGCCTTCGGCCGACCCGCCGCCGAGTCGATGGCCCGGGACCGGATCGGCCTGCGGGCCGTGCAGACCGGCTATCCGCAGACCACCCGCACCAACCGGCTCAACGCGCTGACCGACTCCCAGGCGAAGGCCAACGCGGCGTTCGACCCCAAGGTCTTCGGGAAGTTCACGGACTACTTCTCCTCCCCCGACTTCGGGGACCACATCGCGCTGCTGCCCACCGGCAAGGTGCTCGTCTTCTCCTTCGAGTCCGTCGAGGACAATCCGCAGAAGGAGCCGGCGCCCACCGACGTGATCGGCAAGCAGAACGCGGGCCGCGCCTACCTGTGGGACCCGTCCAAGGGCACCGGCCTGGACGCCTTCAAGGCCGTCCCGCCGCCGACCGTCAACATGCCCGACGGCCTGAACGAGCCGCGCCCCGCGCCGTTCTTCTGCGCCGGCCACTCCTACCTGCCCAACGGCATGGTCGGCGTCTTCGGCGGCAACCTCGGCGGCAACGGCGGTACCGGCGCCAAGCTCGCCCTGGTCTTCGACCCGTGGACGGAGACCTGGCACCAGGAGCAGGACATGGCGGTCGGCCGCTGGTACCCCAGCGCCGTCACCGGCGCCGACGGCCGACAGCTCATCATGTCCGGCCAGTCCGAGCTCGGTTACGGGACCCCCACCCCGATCCTCGAACGCTTCCCGGCCAAGGGCACCGGCGTCTTCTTCGACAAGAACAAGGCCCCCGACAACGTCGCGATCGACCAGTGGAAGACGGACGCCCCGTACCGCACCGACTACCCCCACCTGTTCTCGCTGAACGACGGAAAGGTGTACGGCTTCGGCCGCGACGCCGACCAGCAGTGGGTGTTCGACCCCGCGAACGAGACCCGCGCCTCGCTGCCCGACCGCCCGGACGGCGGCATGCGCATGTACGGCTCCGCCGTCGCCCTGCCCAACGGCACCAACGGCCCCGACTCGGTGCTCATCCTCGGCGGCAACCGCAACGATCCCAACACCTACCGGTTCTCCGCCAACCAGTGGACCAAGGACACCCCGCGGGCCTTCGGGCGCACCCAGGACGACACCCTCATCCTGCCCGACGGCAACCTGTTCACCGTCAACGGCTCCTACGACATCCGGGACTACGGCAACGGCCTCTACAATCCCAACGCCGACCTGAAGTACCGCCAGACCGAACTGCGCGACGCCAGCGGCAAGTGGACCCTCGGCCCGGTCCAGCGCCTGCCGCGCGGCTACCACTCCAACGCCGTCATCCTGCCCGACGGCCGGATCATGGTCACCGGCGACGAACTCCAGGAGATCGCCAACAACAAGGACATCACCTCGGGCCTCAACGGCACCATCGAGATCTACGAGCCGGCCTACCTGCAGCAGGGCGACCGCCCCAACCTGCGCACCGCACCGACCGATCCGCTCAACTACAACACCAGTTTCAGGGTCAACACCAACACCCCGACCCAGGTCACCCGCGCCGTCCTGGTCGCGCCCATCACCTCCACCCACTCGGTGGACACCAGCCAGCGCCGCCTGGAGCTGCGGCTCACCGGCCGGGCCGGCAGCCAACTCGTGTTCCAGACCCCGCCCTCCGCCAAGGACGCCCCGCCCGGCTACTACATGCTCTTCCTGCTCAACGACGCCGGCGTGCCCAGCGAGGCCAAGTGGATCCAGCTGAACCCGAACGCCTGA